The Micromonospora sp. WMMD961 genome has a segment encoding these proteins:
- a CDS encoding LuxR family transcriptional regulator encodes MIMNDIAESGLTLDRGPQVLLDTVGQDPAGPLSVGIAGPGGHGKTALLAELARVHQRAGIAVRALAPQPGEAVDPDTLVLVDDAHLLDDARVEVLLRLVAARRHRLVVAHRPWPRSAALSELVDALRRDGQAVLLTPFTREQTAAYLARMPELGGRDDLADFVHTQTGGVPRDVERLARGLAGADTVTGTMVHPPRSVVAEFGPDLDVQPTAVRRLLLAVAASGTLPVSMLGALVDREPVAVDALIATTRAAGLLGADGRLAPIVRRAVTTLSPTTERTAVWRRLTELQLARGGAVLPLVRSLLAVGALGDCPVPTLTAAANEALADEPGFAAELFAAATAAGRPAAAEQALAAALAGNLDDALRLADRLLATAAPPDRREAAVVAATALAHRGHVGRSVELYRWAGTPSAAAFATVGGLATGDLGVAAEPPAGDPTGEPPTMHTSAARLMATGVRDSVSGPPTAALSALVQAAALLEPDGRAALLPDSPAALAALTAVHCGELEIAERVLHRALAAGVGGPLMARRHRLLQAWILMVRGETHAATERLATVTLDGRQLESRDLLFAAAIRMGVSRRNSDLGALKRGWGQALEAVVRHPVDLFTLLPLGELAIAGARLGDLARLEPYLLQARALLGRLGDPPLWSVPLRWSGLHAAILTAEPAVADEHVAALLAAADHSRYAAVVAAAAESWVEVLRGDVDPVRVEAAARGLHDTGLCWDGARLAGQAAIRTADRRAMTSLLECARALQGRPSGGPTPPTGASTTRVAAPTQQGLSDREYEVAELVLTGLTYREIGDRLFISAKTVEHHVARMRNRLNCANRTELLALLRTMVADRASDTAGQPWPQRAVR; translated from the coding sequence ATGATCATGAATGACATCGCCGAATCCGGGTTGACGCTGGACCGGGGGCCGCAGGTCCTGCTGGACACGGTCGGGCAGGACCCGGCCGGGCCGCTCAGCGTGGGCATCGCCGGCCCGGGCGGTCACGGAAAGACCGCGCTACTGGCGGAATTGGCGCGGGTCCACCAGCGCGCCGGCATCGCCGTACGCGCCCTCGCCCCCCAACCGGGCGAAGCGGTCGACCCCGACACGCTGGTGCTGGTCGACGACGCGCACCTGCTCGACGACGCACGCGTCGAGGTGCTGCTGCGCCTGGTCGCCGCCCGCCGGCACCGGCTGGTGGTCGCCCACCGCCCGTGGCCCCGGTCGGCGGCGCTCAGCGAACTGGTCGACGCGCTGCGCCGCGACGGGCAGGCCGTGCTCCTCACGCCGTTCACCCGGGAGCAGACCGCCGCCTACCTCGCCCGCATGCCGGAGTTGGGCGGGCGTGACGACCTGGCCGACTTCGTCCACACACAAACCGGCGGCGTGCCCCGGGACGTCGAACGGCTGGCCCGTGGCCTGGCCGGCGCGGACACGGTGACCGGCACGATGGTCCACCCGCCCCGGTCGGTGGTCGCCGAGTTCGGACCGGACCTGGACGTCCAGCCCACCGCCGTCCGACGGCTGCTGCTCGCCGTCGCGGCGAGCGGGACGCTGCCGGTGAGCATGCTGGGCGCGCTTGTCGACAGGGAACCGGTGGCGGTGGACGCTCTGATCGCCACGACCAGGGCGGCCGGGCTGCTCGGTGCCGACGGCCGGCTGGCACCGATCGTGCGGCGGGCCGTCACCACGCTCAGTCCCACCACCGAACGGACGGCCGTGTGGCGTCGGCTCACCGAGTTGCAGCTGGCCCGGGGTGGTGCGGTGCTGCCGCTGGTCCGGTCCCTGCTCGCGGTCGGGGCGCTCGGCGACTGCCCCGTCCCGACCCTGACCGCCGCGGCGAACGAGGCCCTGGCCGACGAGCCGGGGTTCGCCGCCGAACTGTTCGCTGCCGCCACGGCGGCCGGGCGGCCGGCCGCTGCCGAGCAGGCGCTCGCCGCCGCACTCGCCGGCAACCTCGACGACGCCCTCCGGCTGGCGGACCGACTGCTGGCCACGGCCGCACCACCCGACCGTCGCGAGGCGGCCGTGGTGGCCGCGACCGCGCTGGCGCACCGCGGTCACGTCGGGCGCAGTGTGGAGCTGTACCGGTGGGCGGGCACCCCGTCCGCGGCAGCCTTCGCCACCGTCGGTGGGCTCGCCACCGGTGACCTGGGCGTCGCGGCCGAGCCACCGGCGGGTGACCCCACCGGCGAACCTCCGACCATGCACACCAGCGCCGCCCGCCTGATGGCCACCGGCGTACGCGACAGCGTGTCCGGCCCGCCGACGGCCGCGCTCTCCGCCCTCGTCCAGGCCGCCGCGCTGCTGGAACCGGACGGGCGGGCGGCACTCCTCCCGGACAGCCCGGCCGCGCTCGCCGCGTTGACGGCGGTGCACTGCGGGGAGCTGGAGATCGCCGAGCGGGTGCTGCACCGGGCCCTGGCCGCCGGTGTCGGTGGCCCGCTGATGGCGCGCCGTCACCGGCTGTTGCAGGCCTGGATCCTGATGGTCCGGGGCGAGACGCACGCCGCGACCGAACGCCTCGCCACGGTCACGCTCGATGGGCGTCAACTGGAGTCCCGCGACCTGCTCTTCGCCGCCGCGATCCGGATGGGCGTCAGCCGGCGCAACAGTGACCTCGGCGCGCTCAAGCGGGGCTGGGGGCAGGCGCTGGAGGCGGTGGTCCGGCACCCCGTCGACCTGTTCACCCTGTTGCCGTTGGGTGAGCTGGCCATCGCGGGCGCGCGACTCGGTGACCTCGCCCGGTTGGAGCCGTACCTGCTGCAGGCGCGCGCGTTGCTGGGCCGGCTCGGCGATCCGCCACTGTGGAGCGTTCCGCTGCGCTGGAGTGGGCTGCACGCCGCGATCCTGACCGCCGAGCCGGCGGTCGCCGACGAACACGTCGCCGCGCTGCTCGCCGCCGCCGACCACAGCCGGTACGCCGCGGTGGTGGCCGCCGCCGCCGAGAGCTGGGTGGAGGTGCTGCGGGGCGACGTCGACCCGGTCCGGGTCGAGGCCGCCGCCCGAGGGCTGCACGACACCGGGTTGTGCTGGGACGGCGCGCGTCTCGCCGGTCAGGCCGCCATCCGCACCGCTGACCGGCGGGCGATGACCAGCCTGCTGGAGTGCGCCCGCGCGCTGCAGGGACGACCGTCCGGCGGGCCGACACCGCCGACCGGCGCGAGCACGACACGGGTCGCCGCCCCCACCCAGCAGGGGCTCAGCGACCGCGAGTACGAGGTCGCCGAGCTGGTGCTGACCGGGTTGACCTATCGGGAGATCGGCGACCGGCTCTTCATCTCGGCGAAGACTGTCGAACACCACGTGGCACGTATGCGCAACCGGCTGAACTGCGCCAACCGCACCGAGTTGCTGGCCCTGCTGCGCACCATGGTCGCCGACCGGGCCAGCGACACGGCCGGACAGCCGTGGCCACAGCGGGCCGTCCGATGA
- a CDS encoding nitrate- and nitrite sensing domain-containing protein, with protein sequence MTRNELRLIRVRLAVLAAVLVSLWSYTAYVVSQDAVDLLRVRALADTLGQPVDRLILGLQTERRLTAETVTRAAPAAAPLVGAREGTDRATAEVREFAKGRDLRLLSAGDVRDRADELVRRLDGLSTIRSQVDSGRLDPAEAVDGYDQVIDVAFRVYGPEWGAYESALAADTRAVIALARARELLAREDTLVSAALTTGRLAADGRRQLTEVVSSQRYARTEAAAGLPADHRGEYQRLVGGPDFASLLALEESLLRGDAGTALSGVTVQTWRAAVDAALGALQTLVTTAARSSAERAAPGAAVVIARTGGVVGLGLIVVLVLLLGWVNTVRRLTDAPARPDDDAPVPVPVPSAAGGTTPGGVDHDLFLRLTRRNQALLRDQLSLLDGMQRRERSTEETGELFQLDHLATRVRRNVEKLIALAGATPARRWRRPVPLLDVARGAVAEVPDYHRVLIAPHWPWSLAGPAVTDVVHLLSELIENALAHSAADTTVRVAGEHRPQGCAVLVVDDGPGLDASSLAEANRLLGGPPSDGPPPGFAGLYAAAVLAGRCGAHVSLRRSQRGGTAAIVLLPTGLVTPRESGRGPATAAPDISYPHTRDDVDPPAPNGDGELPTRVRHTGPPGPENGRTSLDTVEMPVARAARRHP encoded by the coding sequence GTGACGCGTAACGAGCTGCGACTGATCCGGGTCAGGCTGGCCGTACTGGCCGCCGTGCTGGTCTCCCTCTGGTCGTACACGGCCTACGTGGTCAGCCAGGACGCGGTGGACCTGCTGCGGGTGCGGGCCCTCGCGGACACCCTGGGCCAGCCCGTCGACCGCCTGATCCTGGGCCTGCAGACCGAACGTCGACTGACCGCCGAGACGGTCACGAGGGCCGCGCCGGCAGCGGCCCCGCTCGTCGGAGCGCGCGAGGGCACCGACCGGGCCACCGCCGAGGTCCGCGAGTTCGCCAAGGGCCGCGACCTTCGGCTGCTCAGCGCCGGCGACGTCCGCGACCGGGCCGACGAACTCGTCCGGCGACTCGACGGTCTGAGCACGATCCGCTCCCAGGTGGACTCCGGACGTCTCGACCCGGCCGAGGCGGTCGACGGGTACGACCAGGTCATCGACGTCGCCTTCCGGGTGTACGGCCCGGAGTGGGGCGCGTACGAGAGCGCGCTGGCCGCCGACACCCGCGCGGTCATCGCGCTGGCCCGCGCCCGGGAGTTGCTCGCCCGGGAGGACACCCTGGTCAGCGCGGCCCTGACCACCGGGCGGCTCGCTGCCGACGGGCGTCGCCAACTGACCGAAGTCGTCAGCAGCCAGCGGTACGCGCGCACCGAGGCGGCGGCCGGATTGCCCGCCGACCACCGGGGCGAGTATCAGCGCCTGGTGGGTGGCCCCGACTTCGCGAGCCTGCTCGCTCTGGAGGAGTCGCTGCTTCGGGGTGACGCCGGCACCGCCCTGAGCGGGGTCACCGTGCAGACCTGGCGGGCCGCCGTGGATGCCGCGCTCGGCGCGTTGCAGACACTGGTGACGACCGCCGCCCGCAGCAGTGCAGAGCGGGCGGCGCCGGGGGCGGCCGTGGTGATCGCGCGTACCGGCGGGGTGGTCGGGCTCGGCCTCATCGTCGTGCTCGTGCTCCTGCTGGGCTGGGTGAACACCGTCCGCCGCCTGACCGACGCACCGGCCCGGCCGGACGACGACGCCCCGGTCCCGGTCCCGGTGCCGTCCGCCGCTGGCGGGACGACGCCGGGCGGCGTCGACCACGACCTGTTCCTGCGGCTCACCCGGCGCAACCAGGCCCTGCTGCGCGACCAGCTCAGCCTGCTCGACGGGATGCAACGCCGGGAGCGGTCCACAGAGGAGACCGGTGAGCTGTTCCAGCTCGACCATCTCGCCACCCGCGTCCGACGCAACGTGGAGAAGCTGATCGCCCTCGCCGGGGCGACGCCCGCCCGCCGCTGGCGGAGGCCGGTGCCACTGCTCGACGTGGCGCGCGGCGCGGTCGCCGAGGTGCCGGACTACCACCGGGTGCTCATCGCACCGCACTGGCCGTGGTCACTCGCCGGCCCCGCCGTCACCGATGTCGTCCACCTGCTGTCGGAGCTGATCGAGAACGCCCTCGCCCACTCCGCGGCGGACACCACGGTCCGGGTCGCCGGCGAGCACCGGCCGCAGGGCTGCGCGGTCCTGGTCGTCGACGACGGGCCCGGCCTGGACGCGTCCTCGTTGGCCGAGGCGAACCGTCTGCTCGGCGGCCCACCGTCGGACGGCCCTCCCCCGGGTTTCGCTGGCCTGTACGCGGCGGCCGTGCTGGCCGGCCGATGCGGCGCTCACGTCTCGCTGCGTCGCAGCCAGCGCGGTGGGACGGCCGCGATCGTGCTCCTCCCGACCGGGCTGGTCACGCCGCGCGAGAGCGGCCGTGGACCGGCCACCGCCGCACCCGACATCTCCTACCCACACACCCGCGACGACGTCGACCCGCCCGCCCCGAACGGCGACGGTGAACTGCCGACACGGGTTCGCCACACCGGGCCGCCCGGCCCCGAAAACGGCAGGACCAGCCTCGACACGGTCGAGATGCCGGTCGCTAGAGCAGCAAGGAGACACCCATGA
- a CDS encoding roadblock/LC7 domain-containing protein, which yields MTSAVVTDDSLAGALDRLVDRVHGAEFAVVLSPDGLPLGGSRQVGAELVEQISGVVAGLIGLGLAATRVCDGGGLRQVVVQMSRAFLFIATIPNGTILTVRIAGDDVEVGDMAYEVALFVGQAERHLPIRLGPASSATIGDTGAQHRHR from the coding sequence ATGACGTCCGCAGTGGTCACCGACGACAGCCTGGCCGGCGCCCTCGACCGCCTGGTCGACCGAGTGCACGGCGCGGAGTTCGCCGTGGTGCTCTCCCCCGACGGTCTGCCCCTCGGCGGCTCCCGGCAGGTGGGAGCGGAACTGGTCGAGCAGATCTCCGGTGTGGTCGCCGGTCTGATCGGGCTGGGGCTGGCCGCCACCCGGGTCTGCGACGGGGGTGGTCTGCGTCAGGTCGTGGTGCAGATGTCGCGGGCGTTCCTTTTCATCGCCACCATTCCGAACGGGACCATCCTGACCGTGCGGATCGCCGGCGACGACGTCGAGGTCGGTGACATGGCCTACGAGGTGGCGTTGTTCGTGGGGCAGGCCGAGCGGCACCTGCCCATCCGGCTGGGGCCCGCCTCCTCGGCGACGATCGGGGACACAGGTGCGCAGCACCGGCACCGCTGA
- a CDS encoding DUF742 domain-containing protein, producing the protein MRSTGTADEAWYDDDAGPVARPYTMTGGRTAPTGGQFDLIALVVARRGVTPPAPLFPEQARLVELCHHPVSVAEVGAELDLPLGTVRVLLGDLLTAGLIETHDPPMLSELPTEDLLEAILVGLRGL; encoded by the coding sequence GTGCGCAGCACCGGCACCGCTGACGAGGCGTGGTACGACGACGACGCGGGACCGGTAGCCCGGCCCTACACGATGACCGGCGGGCGTACCGCGCCCACCGGCGGCCAGTTCGACCTGATCGCACTGGTCGTCGCCCGCCGGGGGGTCACGCCGCCCGCGCCGCTCTTCCCTGAACAGGCGCGGCTCGTCGAGCTGTGCCACCATCCAGTGTCGGTGGCCGAGGTCGGTGCCGAGCTGGACCTCCCGTTGGGGACCGTCCGAGTGCTGCTCGGCGACCTGCTCACGGCCGGGCTGATCGAGACGCACGACCCGCCGATGCTGTCGGAGCTGCCGACCGAGGATCTACTCGAGGCGATCCTCGTCGGGCTTCGCGGTCTGTGA
- a CDS encoding cellulose binding domain-containing protein, translating to MPATPPQPRRTVAIILLDRVVALATATRRVLTGRDDVSRATWVAAIAAVGVLVLTAVAVIGLLRTPEKLTPVTLDAPPSLDQVGTPPPGTPRAQAQPAASSPAVPAPPPSASATAAPPTVGTSTRPTPTGASASPTPAALNADFSIADNALLSYGAAVTISNPGTVSVPQWTLTVTLPRETLRVSAVEGARASRDGAVWTFVPDGSAGQVPGSASVRVTFRVNGSSTGAAPEACAIDGTACTGLTH from the coding sequence GTGCCGGCAACACCACCCCAACCACGCCGTACCGTGGCGATCATCCTGCTGGACCGGGTCGTGGCTCTCGCCACGGCCACACGGCGGGTGCTCACCGGTCGGGACGACGTCTCGCGGGCCACCTGGGTGGCCGCGATCGCGGCGGTCGGGGTGCTGGTCCTGACGGCCGTTGCCGTCATCGGGCTGCTGCGTACGCCGGAGAAGCTGACGCCGGTGACACTCGACGCGCCGCCGTCCCTCGACCAGGTGGGCACGCCGCCGCCGGGCACCCCCCGGGCACAGGCGCAGCCGGCGGCGAGCAGCCCGGCGGTCCCCGCTCCACCACCGTCGGCCTCGGCCACCGCGGCCCCACCGACAGTCGGGACATCGACGCGGCCCACCCCGACCGGTGCGAGCGCCTCGCCCACGCCGGCCGCCCTGAACGCCGACTTCTCCATCGCGGACAACGCGTTGCTCAGTTACGGCGCCGCGGTGACGATCTCCAACCCCGGGACGGTGTCGGTACCGCAGTGGACGCTGACCGTCACCCTGCCCCGGGAGACGTTGCGCGTCAGCGCGGTCGAGGGCGCCCGGGCCAGCCGCGACGGCGCGGTGTGGACGTTCGTGCCGGACGGAAGCGCCGGTCAGGTGCCGGGCAGCGCGTCGGTCCGGGTGACGTTCCGGGTCAACGGCTCGTCGACGGGTGCGGCCCCCGAGGCGTGCGCCATCGACGGGACCGCCTGCACCGGCCTGACGCACTGA
- a CDS encoding glycerophosphodiester phosphodiesterase family protein, whose protein sequence is MTVQPAPSSLDRTGSRFGALRTRVAATVAALAVAGGVAVTVATSSPATAGPGSVVVSESFSSGSLPAGWNAVDGTWKVENGRLYGTSASSSDNNKITFGRHLNDFRLEATMRFETVSSATRWASLGIDVPADGATPWWIATMRSGTTAANGLEFAQRTTGNAWVVTNTASAPYAAGTGRDVRVAVEVHGNQARWIFDGREAMRTNSLQRSTDGVQGLFVNGATVSYDDVTVTELAANGYLRPEGSPFTVIAHRGASAAAPENTLVAQEIARRGGADWIENDVQPSKDGIPFILHDTTVDRTTDGTGTIRELTAAQIKALDAGSWFGPQYVGERVPTLAEQLADLRTRGGNLLLEIKGKHTRDEVATIVQVIRDEQMMGRVFVQSFEVDALRYTYEIAPELPLGLLRSTLDADPAALARELHLTAYNPDGNALLAKPEVVAPLHAAGVAVMAWTMDSAGLWQRLERIGADAIITNRAAELVGWNSAFLQRASTDPTVQITSPADGARLDRAQSPVIAVAATNADTVTVTLDGKKSAAGRKLDLTRLTAGRHTISTQATGPEGTATATSTFTVTVSQAGLGYLILTSGADPAAVTAMTTKLVRAQYAELATYADRQAGKLVPAEVAAVIAGDARTLALK, encoded by the coding sequence ATGACTGTCCAACCCGCACCATCGTCGCTCGACCGCACCGGGTCGAGGTTCGGCGCCCTGCGTACCCGGGTCGCCGCCACCGTCGCCGCGCTCGCCGTCGCCGGCGGCGTCGCGGTCACCGTCGCGACCTCGTCGCCCGCCACCGCCGGCCCGGGCAGCGTCGTCGTCTCGGAGAGTTTCTCGTCCGGGTCGCTGCCCGCCGGTTGGAACGCGGTCGACGGCACCTGGAAGGTCGAGAATGGCCGACTGTACGGGACCTCCGCCAGCTCCAGCGACAACAACAAGATCACCTTCGGTCGGCACCTGAACGACTTCCGCCTCGAGGCGACCATGCGCTTCGAGACGGTCTCTTCAGCGACCCGCTGGGCCTCGCTGGGCATCGACGTCCCCGCCGACGGCGCGACCCCGTGGTGGATCGCCACCATGCGCAGCGGCACCACCGCCGCCAACGGCCTCGAGTTCGCCCAGCGCACCACGGGCAACGCCTGGGTCGTGACGAACACCGCCTCCGCCCCGTACGCCGCCGGCACCGGTCGGGACGTCCGGGTGGCCGTCGAGGTGCACGGCAACCAGGCCCGCTGGATCTTCGACGGGCGGGAGGCGATGCGGACGAACAGTCTCCAGCGCTCCACCGACGGCGTGCAGGGGCTCTTCGTCAACGGCGCGACCGTGTCGTACGACGACGTCACCGTCACCGAGCTGGCCGCGAACGGTTACCTGCGGCCCGAGGGCAGCCCGTTCACGGTGATCGCCCACCGGGGCGCGTCCGCCGCCGCACCGGAGAACACCCTCGTCGCGCAGGAGATCGCGCGTCGCGGCGGCGCGGACTGGATCGAGAACGACGTCCAGCCGAGCAAGGACGGCATCCCGTTCATCCTGCACGACACCACCGTCGACCGGACCACGGACGGCACCGGCACCATCCGGGAGCTGACCGCCGCGCAGATCAAGGCTCTCGACGCCGGCTCCTGGTTCGGCCCGCAGTACGTCGGCGAGCGGGTGCCCACCCTCGCCGAGCAGTTGGCGGACCTGCGGACCCGGGGCGGCAACCTGCTCTTGGAGATCAAGGGCAAGCACACCCGCGACGAGGTCGCCACCATCGTCCAGGTGATCCGCGACGAGCAGATGATGGGCCGGGTCTTCGTCCAGAGCTTCGAGGTCGACGCGCTGCGCTACACCTACGAGATCGCCCCCGAGCTGCCGTTGGGCCTGCTCCGCAGCACCCTCGACGCCGACCCGGCGGCACTCGCCAGGGAGCTGCACCTGACCGCGTACAACCCGGACGGCAACGCGCTGCTGGCCAAGCCGGAGGTCGTCGCCCCGCTGCACGCCGCCGGGGTCGCCGTGATGGCCTGGACGATGGACTCCGCCGGGCTGTGGCAGCGGTTGGAGCGGATCGGCGCCGACGCGATCATCACCAACCGGGCGGCCGAACTGGTCGGCTGGAACTCGGCGTTCCTCCAGCGGGCCTCGACCGACCCGACCGTGCAGATCACCTCGCCGGCAGACGGGGCTCGGCTCGACCGCGCGCAGTCCCCGGTGATCGCGGTCGCCGCTACCAACGCGGACACCGTCACGGTCACGCTCGACGGCAAGAAGTCAGCCGCCGGGCGCAAGCTCGACCTCACCAGGCTGACCGCGGGTCGCCACACCATCTCCACCCAGGCGACCGGGCCCGAGGGCACTGCCACCGCGACGAGCACCTTCACCGTGACGGTGAGCCAGGCCGGCCTCGGCTACCTGATCCTCACGTCCGGGGCCGACCCGGCCGCCGTCACGGCGATGACCACCAAGCTGGTCCGCGCCCAGTACGCCGAATTGGCCACCTACGCCGACCGGCAGGCCGGCAAACTGGTGCCGGCCGAGGTCGCCGCCGTCATCGCCGGTGACGCCCGCACCCTCGCCCTCAAGTAG